The genome window AGTATCAATAAAATATTGATTTCTTCGTATTACGCGTTTCAGGATACGAAAACCCCGCTGCGTATCCAGTCGATTTCGTTTACGATCAATATCGTTTTGAATCTGTCCTTGGTTTGGTTTTTAAAACATTCCGCGATCGCGCTTTCTTCGGCGATTTCAGCGATGATTACGTTTCTGCTTTTGGGAACTTTTTTGAAACGGCATAAGGTCCAATTCCCCTGGCCGGAACTCTTGAAAAAAATTTCCAAAATGGCGGTGCCGTTTTTGTTATTGGGGAGCGTTCTATTCTTTCATCAAATATTCTTATATTCTCCCATTCTAAATTACTTGGACTCTCAGGGAATCGGCTACGCGCAGGCTTCGAGAATCAATCTGTGCATCGTGATCCTTCCGGCGATTCTGATTTTTTTCGCTTCGAGTCTCGTTTTTCGAGTGGATGGGATATATCTGTTAGTGGGAAGATTCCGCAGAAAGAACCGCGCCGCTTAGAAGAAATGAAACTCACGATTCACGTTAAACCGAACTCGAAAAAGGTTTTTTTGAGAAAGGAAGGAGACGGATCGATTACGGTGGCGGTTCGAGAACCGGCTCTCGAGGGAAAGGCGAACGCCGCCGTTATCGCGGCCTTATCCGAAGAGCTGGGAGTTCCGAAAAAGAAAATTCGGATTCTTTCCGGAGAGAAAGGAAAAAAGAAAACGATTGAAATCGAACCCTAAGAATTGTTTTCCTATCAGAATGCGAAATCAAATCCTTCTGACGATATTTCTTTTACTGCCCGGGATTTTGACGGCGCAGAAGAAATCGCAAACGGAAGATCCTTTCGACGAACTCGTCCGCGAAAAGCAGGAGTTGTTCGGAAGCGAAAAGGAGGAGA of Leptospira sanjuanensis contains these proteins:
- a CDS encoding DUF167 domain-containing protein, which codes for MKLTIHVKPNSKKVFLRKEGDGSITVAVREPALEGKANAAVIAALSEELGVPKKKIRILSGEKGKKKTIEIEP